The Nitriliruptor alkaliphilus DSM 45188 genome includes a region encoding these proteins:
- the aroC gene encoding chorismate synthase translates to MRYLTAGESHGPALVATLEGLPAGLQVSSQDLVAELSRRRLGHGRSPRMAFEEDRVEVLGGVRHGVTLGSPVSVVIHNTEWPKWVDAMDPEPRDDLDEIRATGRGQRLTRPRPGHADLTAALKYGYDDVRDALERASARETAARVVVGTYAKRLLAEVGISVVSHVVNIGGEQVPDGAARPGPDDLDTVDASSVRCFDPDTDARMVARIDAAHADKDTLGGTIEVLAYGLPPGLGSHVHWDRKLDTRLAAACLSVQAMKGVEFGDGFDLASRPGSQAHDEIVREDDGTYRRLSDRAGGLEAGMSTGQPLRLRVAMKPISSLPQPLATVDLDTHQPAQAITQRSDACAVPRAGVVLESVVAFELADALLEKTGGDQVSEVRRNLDGYLSSLEGR, encoded by the coding sequence CTGCGTTACCTCACCGCGGGGGAGTCCCACGGCCCCGCGCTGGTGGCCACCCTCGAAGGGCTGCCGGCCGGCCTCCAGGTGTCCAGCCAGGACCTGGTCGCCGAGCTGTCGCGTCGTCGCCTCGGGCACGGTCGCTCGCCGCGGATGGCGTTCGAGGAGGACCGCGTCGAGGTCCTCGGTGGCGTCCGCCACGGGGTGACCCTGGGGTCACCGGTGAGCGTCGTGATTCACAACACCGAGTGGCCCAAGTGGGTCGACGCGATGGACCCCGAACCGCGCGACGACCTCGACGAGATCCGCGCCACCGGTCGCGGCCAGCGGCTGACCCGGCCCCGCCCAGGGCACGCTGACCTCACCGCCGCGTTGAAGTACGGCTACGACGACGTCCGTGACGCCCTCGAGCGTGCGTCGGCCCGCGAGACGGCCGCCCGCGTCGTGGTCGGCACCTACGCCAAGCGCCTCCTCGCCGAGGTCGGCATCTCGGTCGTCAGCCACGTGGTCAACATCGGTGGCGAGCAGGTCCCGGACGGCGCCGCCCGCCCCGGCCCGGACGACCTCGACACGGTCGACGCCTCGTCGGTCCGCTGCTTCGACCCGGACACCGATGCGCGCATGGTCGCCCGCATCGACGCGGCGCACGCCGACAAGGACACCCTCGGCGGCACCATCGAGGTGCTCGCCTACGGGCTGCCGCCCGGGCTCGGCAGCCACGTCCACTGGGACCGCAAGCTCGACACCCGCCTCGCCGCCGCCTGCCTGTCGGTCCAGGCCATGAAGGGCGTGGAGTTCGGCGACGGGTTCGACCTCGCGTCGCGTCCCGGCTCGCAGGCCCACGACGAGATCGTCCGCGAGGACGACGGCACCTACCGGCGGCTCAGCGACCGGGCCGGCGGGCTCGAGGCCGGGATGTCGACCGGCCAGCCCCTGCGTCTGCGCGTGGCGATGAAACCGATCTCCTCACTACCGCAGCCGCTCGCCACCGTCGACCTCGACACCCATCAGCCCGCGCAGGCCATCACCCAACGATCCGACGCCTGCGCCGTCCCACGTGCCGGCGTCGTGCTGGAGTCCGTCGTGGCGTTCGAGCTGGCCGACGCGCTGCTCGAGAAGACCGGCGGTGACCAGGTCAGCGAGGTGCGTCGCAACCTCGACGGGTACCTGTCCTCCCTCGAGGGACGGTGA
- a CDS encoding shikimate kinase — MSRNVALYGMMGVGKTTVGRAVADRLGRRFADTDAEIVRWTGSSIPELFLEHGEPGFRDIERQVVEELAGYHDLVIALGGGAVLRDDNVASLLLTGVLVELRTTPEVLLERLTTEAAGRPLLAGEDLDTRIRATLAARQDRYAEVADITVDAGRDLHTVVEDVVAFAREAGDVLTPSEHEQVMS, encoded by the coding sequence GTGAGCCGCAACGTCGCGCTCTACGGGATGATGGGTGTCGGCAAGACCACCGTCGGCCGCGCCGTCGCCGACCGGCTCGGCCGCCGTTTCGCCGACACCGACGCCGAGATCGTGCGCTGGACCGGCAGCTCCATCCCCGAGCTGTTCCTCGAGCACGGCGAGCCCGGCTTCCGCGACATCGAACGCCAGGTGGTCGAGGAGCTCGCCGGGTACCACGACCTGGTGATCGCCCTCGGGGGCGGGGCGGTCCTGCGCGACGACAACGTCGCCTCGCTGCTGCTGACCGGCGTGCTGGTGGAGCTGCGCACCACCCCCGAGGTCCTGCTCGAGCGGCTCACGACCGAGGCTGCCGGCCGGCCGCTGCTGGCAGGCGAGGACCTCGACACCCGGATCCGGGCGACCCTCGCGGCGCGGCAGGACCGCTACGCCGAGGTCGCCGACATCACCGTCGACGCCGGCCGGGACCTGCACACGGTCGTCGAGGACGTGGTCGCCTTCGCCCGCGAGGCTGGCGACGTCCTCACCCCCTCCGAGCACGAACAGGTGATGTCGTGA
- a CDS encoding pilus assembly PilX family protein, with protein MMRIHRDEEGIALITALLAVLILGGLSAVFVSRATTETRASGASRDHEVAIHTAEAAADVQIAALNALDTHVTLDNAGVAVQGPASDDVAAQWARGLLDRMAGSDAWIDGDTGQAYAVRPVDTDGEPANAIYAVGATPSFDAPNARVRVIKMQVAQDNFIPRFALLTDGSLKLGGNAAIVSPTCDTNVPETCIADVHVNEGFTNPGGASTIEGQVRVAGGTCPSGVTAVNGCVDDDVAPYPIPAFTARSFYMRDLDQLRADPDPGRLVEWYDLCPDGTVRSPSSGGPCTGTQLWPADDSANNFRGWDWKASQNEWSSTNLDSGVFYVYRANASVNGSAGEGQRAVSIIVEGGGVSANRSGNLEIKGNPALQAALPDVLFITDRDLAMSGTASGGSGTECGQDGASYSGVIGVVEQIDVGGTVELRGAIIVRDETDDSNVVQRNNASIHGTMCLQYDDNLAIDLTGIWVVTFWNELLGG; from the coding sequence GTGATGCGCATACACCGTGACGAGGAGGGCATCGCGCTGATCACTGCCCTGCTCGCCGTCCTCATACTCGGCGGCCTCTCGGCCGTCTTCGTCTCACGGGCGACCACCGAGACTCGGGCGTCCGGTGCGTCACGCGACCACGAGGTCGCCATCCACACGGCTGAGGCGGCCGCGGACGTGCAGATCGCGGCACTCAACGCGCTCGACACGCACGTGACGCTGGACAACGCCGGGGTAGCCGTGCAGGGCCCTGCGTCCGACGACGTCGCCGCGCAGTGGGCTCGTGGCCTCCTGGACCGTATGGCGGGCAGCGATGCCTGGATCGACGGCGACACCGGCCAGGCCTACGCGGTCCGGCCCGTCGACACGGATGGCGAGCCAGCCAACGCGATCTACGCGGTCGGTGCGACCCCGTCGTTCGACGCACCCAACGCCCGTGTCCGGGTCATCAAGATGCAGGTCGCGCAGGACAACTTCATCCCCCGGTTCGCCCTCCTGACCGACGGGTCGCTGAAGCTCGGTGGCAACGCCGCGATCGTCAGCCCCACCTGTGACACGAACGTGCCCGAGACCTGCATCGCGGATGTGCACGTGAACGAGGGCTTCACCAACCCGGGCGGCGCCTCGACCATCGAGGGTCAGGTCCGCGTGGCCGGCGGGACCTGCCCGAGCGGGGTGACCGCGGTCAACGGGTGCGTCGACGACGACGTCGCGCCGTACCCGATCCCGGCGTTCACCGCGCGATCCTTCTACATGCGTGACCTCGACCAGCTGCGCGCCGACCCCGACCCCGGGCGCCTGGTGGAGTGGTACGACCTCTGCCCGGACGGCACGGTCCGGTCGCCGTCCAGCGGCGGCCCGTGCACCGGGACGCAGCTGTGGCCGGCCGACGATTCTGCCAACAACTTCCGGGGCTGGGACTGGAAGGCATCGCAGAACGAGTGGAGCTCCACCAACCTCGACTCCGGGGTGTTCTACGTCTACCGGGCCAACGCGTCCGTCAACGGCTCGGCCGGCGAGGGGCAGCGTGCCGTGTCGATCATCGTGGAAGGTGGCGGGGTCAGCGCCAACCGCTCCGGCAACCTGGAGATCAAGGGCAACCCGGCGCTGCAAGCCGCGTTGCCGGACGTGCTGTTCATCACCGACCGCGACCTGGCCATGTCGGGCACGGCCAGCGGTGGCTCCGGCACCGAGTGCGGGCAGGACGGGGCGTCCTACTCGGGAGTCATCGGTGTGGTCGAACAGATCGACGTCGGTGGCACGGTCGAGCTCCGCGGCGCGATCATCGTCCGGGACGAGACCGATGACTCCAACGTGGTGCAGCGCAACAACGCGTCGATCCACGGGACGATGTGCCTCCAGTACGACGACAACCTCGCGATCGACCTGACGGGCATCTGGGTCGTCACGTTCTGGAACGAGCTGCTCGGGGGCTGA